A genome region from Gigantopelta aegis isolate Gae_Host chromosome 3, Gae_host_genome, whole genome shotgun sequence includes the following:
- the LOC121366563 gene encoding uncharacterized protein LOC121366563 yields the protein MLKNNPEANITGKLKLYITDDNEFAPSFDKSFYKRLVSCDIGIGYSVLEFTLKDEDATADFELRVQTPSMYVDAVTNSGVGALVLKTRPASPSKGEPLQVFLKLVLSDGGVPEKTSEAYVLLIIPWCSEIITLPASTPGDTDITSDSASVPGVTSDDDESKGTSRDKDVTWETTEKDRVTDSLTSVTVDLTSRRPRVSVMTSMATPVNAVIQQIIVDEAGAWVVRVLCIILFLGYVVLIGLFVKKKLFLQLGRVEPQPNQPEGNNTNENPTAPDTSSQIVAQTNYQDEAPPDPMVLPPYSGPAYDQMSPVPPVSIAAPLAPPTTMSGSLTPMPSLLPEPTNSTPPLCTASQAPPKYLPPIHLDQGPKPPEL from the exons ATGCTAAAGAACAACCCGGAAGCTAACATCACCGGAAAGCTAAAGCTATATATAACAGATGACAACGAGTTTGCTCCATCGTTTGACAAGAGTTTCTACAAAAGGTTGGTGAGTTGTGATATTGGAATTGGATACAGCGTTCTGGAATTCACCCTGAAGGATGAAGACGCAACTGCAGACTTTGAGCTGAGGGTGCAGACTCCAAGCATGTATGTTGACGCTGTCACAAACTCTGGAGTTGGCGCGCTGGTCCTGAAAACTCGCCCAGCTTCGCCCAGCAAAGGAGAGCCGCTACAGGTCTTCCTGAAGCTCGTTCTCTCAGACGGCGGAGTTCCTGAGAAGACCTCAGAAGCTTACGTACTTCTGATCATCCCTTGGTGCAGCGAGATCATCACACTGCCAGCAAGTACACCAGGGGACACGGATATTACTAGCGACTCCGCGAGTGTCCCAGGTGTGACGTCTGATGACGATGAAAGCAAGGGAACGTCACGTGATAAGGATGTAACCTGGGAGACGACTGAGAAGGACAGGGTAACGGATTCGCTGACTTCTGTGACGGTTGATTTGACGTCACGGAGACCGAGAGTTTCAGTCATGACGTCAATGGCCACACCTGTCA ACGCGGTGATTCAACAAATCATTGTCGACGAGGCCGGAGCGTGGGTGGTCCGCGTTTTATGCATTATCCTCTTCTTGGGCTACGTCGTGCTTATAGGACTCTTCGTCAAGAAAAAACT ATTTCTGCAGTTAGGACGAGTGGAACCCCAGCCGAACCAACCTGAAGGCAACAACACAAATG AAAACCCGACTGCCCCGGACACTTCCTCTCAGATTGTAGCGCAGACGAACTATCAAGACGAGGCTCCGCCTGACCCGATGGTGCTGCCACCATACAGCGGTCCCGCTTACGACCAAATGAGCCCAGTGCCCCCGGTGTCGATAGCTGCACCCCTGGCACCACCAACCACGATGTCCGGCAGCTTGACGCCCATGCCGTCGTTACTACCTGAACCGACTAATTCCACTCCGCCATTATGCACCGCTTCTCAG GCGCCACCAAAATATCTACCGCCCATTCATCTCGACCAAGGCCCCAAACCACCAGAGTTGTAG